A single genomic interval of Helicoverpa zea isolate HzStark_Cry1AcR chromosome 19, ilHelZeax1.1, whole genome shotgun sequence harbors:
- the LOC124639836 gene encoding farnesol dehydrogenase-like has product MDRWVGKTAVVTGASSGIGAAICVELANAGINVVGVARRTGPIEELKTQVKGKGSITARQCDVSSPEAVAATFKWIDDNLGCVHIMVNNAGIFTQGGITDVGGDMISEKDIMSVIDINLKGPILCSRHAIASMTKNKFDGHIVNINSIAGHYVPWSSKFNVYASSKYGVTGFSASLLNELADHKNKIKVTSVSPGLVRTAMTVAADDSGMPALSPKDVSDAVLYVISTPPTVNINELTITPVTERRL; this is encoded by the exons ATGGATCGCTGGGTGGGCAAGACAGCCGTGGTGACGGGCGCGAGCTCAGGCATCGGTGCAGCCATCTGTGTGGAGCTGGCGAACGCTGGCATCAACGTCGTCGGCGTCGCCAGGAGGACCGGACCTATTGAA GAGCTGAAGACACAAGTCAAAGGCAAGGGCTCCATCACAGCTCGTCAGTGCGACGTGTCGAGCCCGGAGGCTGTGGCGGCGACCTTCAAGTGGATCGACGACAACCTCGGCTGCGTCCACATCATGGTCAATAACGCGGGGATATTCACACAAGGAGGAATCACTG ACGTTGGCGGTGACATGATAAGCGAGAAGGACATTATGTCGGTCATTGATATCAACTTGAAGGGACCCATACTGTGCTCGAGACACGCCATCGCTTCTATGACGAAAAATAAGTTCGACGGACACATTGTTAACAtcaatag TATCGCGGGCCACTACGTGCCATGGTCGTCCAAGTTCAACGTGTACGCGAGCAGCAAGTACGGCGTCACCGGGTTTTCCGCCTCGCTGCTCAACGAGCTGGCTGACCATAAGAACAAGATCAAAGTTACT AGCGTGTCCCCGGGGCTGGTGCGGACGGCGATGACAGTGGCTGCGGATGACAGCGGGATGCCCGCACTCAGTCCCAAGGACGTCTCCGATGCGGTGCTCTATGTCATCTCTACCCCACCAACGGTTAAC ATAAACGAGCTCACAATAACACCAGTGACAGAAAGGAGGTTGTAA
- the LOC124639637 gene encoding protein qua-1 — protein sequence MSKLMPFSFEWVYRKIDICYTLQKEVSEQPSTDSKPSSATPTSIDADKSVEDDDDDDFDTQSSPPSSGGSNIFSLLNLATALFPASGSGGTNVKNNNKILKQLIKDLLLINKSQIRVIQRRQDIADNVIDIDYTADLKPPPFQKQEIDETDDDDSNGSDSGDSEEDNGGGESVEKESKENGNGNSKQDSESNGNGDDDDDDNVSDYDEPPGGDGQGGGILGLLAGLSGDGDSDLGTLLATVGGIVANLSGDGVDINAIVATALGLFVGLLSDGTQNPGEIIGSYLLTSLDTITGGGAKNNGEFFGKFISTLVKGTSAGGDPDASGSDEQNGMKMADSVGFFASLIMGLLGDMSKTSSGGWR from the exons ATGTCAAAGTTAA TGCCGTTTTCTTTTGAATGGGTATACAGAAAAATTGATATTTGCTATACTTTACAGAAAGAAGTCAGTGAACAGCCATCCACAGACTCAAAGCCGTCCTCAGCTACACCGACGTCCATAGACGCAGACAAGAGTgttgaggatgatgatgatgatgacttcgACACTCAAAGCTCGCCACCTTCCTCTGGCGGTAGCAATATATTCAGTCTGCTGAACTTGGCCACCGCGCTGTTCCCAGCCTCAGGATCTGGTGGAACTAAC gttaaaaacaacaacaaaatattaaagcaGTTAATAAAAGACCTACTACTTATCAACAAAAGTCAAATACGCGTGATACAGAGACGGCAAGACATTGCCGACAACGTGATAGATATCGACTATACCGCAGATttgaaacctcctccttttcAAAAACAAGAGATTGAtgagactgatgatgatgacagcaATGGCAGTGATTCTGGAGACTCGGAAGAAGATAATGGAGGTGGGGAGAGCGTTGAGAAGGAAAGCAAAGAGAATGGAAATGGAAATTCTAAACAAGACTCTGAATCAAACGGTAATggtgacgatgatgatgatgataatgtttccGATTACGATGAACCACCCGGCGGGGATGGACAAGGAGGTGGTATTTTAGGCCTTCTTGCTGGACTGAGTGGC gatGGTGATTCGGATTTGGGAACTCTTCTCGCAACTGTGGGTGGAATAGTCGCCAACTTGAGT GGAGATGGTGTTGATATTAACGCCATTGTAGCAACTGCATTAGGTCTGTTCGTTGGCTTGTTG TCTGATGGAACCCAGAATCCGGGAGAAATCATTGGAAGTTATCTGCTGACATCTCTTGACACTATAACTGGAGGAGGAGCG AAAAATAATGGTGAATTCTTTGGAAAATTTATATCTACGTTAGTGAAAGGGACGAGTGCG GGTGGAGATCCAGACGCGTCGGGCTCAGATGAACAGAATGGAATGAAGATGGCCGACTCCGTTGGTTTCTTCGCAAGTCTGATCATGGGGCTGCTTGGAGATATGTCCAAGACCAGCTCTGGCGGTTGGAGATAG